One genomic window of Brienomyrus brachyistius isolate T26 chromosome 16, BBRACH_0.4, whole genome shotgun sequence includes the following:
- the asnsd1 gene encoding asparagine synthetase domain-containing protein 1, translating to MCGICCAVNFSSSHVLESRLLQNLTKRGPHSSKEVRKRMGDVSCECLFSAHVLHMRGKLTPQPLEDTDGNVFLWNGEVFGGLELGFEDNDTQCLFHHLSSCSSPGDILSLLSSVRGPWAFIYYQAAKHCLWFGRDYFGRRSLLWRFGSQEKSVIITSVAASLNGASDSPWQEVPAFGVYRLDLGENAQLSSLKLELYPWIYPGEKIPSVDELNWESLDNCVSLVMNDSGLCLASPVSPMNMSVSQTINANTNTFGSQPTIEDLDAFLTCDQMKKVASQLIDVLSQAVQRRVQYLPYEDPATLMPNDKADVAILFSGGIDSMILALLAHRHVPSGKPIDLLNVAFRLQEPKRQKGPTKKMKNNKMTPDQANDLGEPLPSARFDVPDRITGRAGLQELCALSSDRKWNFVEINVTQEELQDMRQKRICHLVHPLETVLDDSIGCAVWFAARGIGFVKDGIEYRPFTSSAKVVLTGIGADEQLAGYSRHRVRYKAAGLEGLVQELAMELGRISSRNLGRDDRIIGDHGKEARFPYLDEEVVSFLNGLPVWEKAELSLPRGLGEKLLLRLAARQLGLCASAMLPKRAMQFGSRIAKLENGREKASDKCSRLCYMSHSLDSSHSEIFP from the exons ATGTGTGGTATTTGCTGTGCTGTGAACTTTTCCTCCTCTCATGTGTTGGAATCGAGACTGCTTCAGAATTTGACAAAGAGAGGGCCTCACTCAAGTAAGGAAGTGCGGAAAAGAATGGGAGATGTGAGCTGTGAGTGCCTTTTCTCTGCTCACGTTCTTCACATGAGAGGCAAACTGACTCCTCAACCACTGGAAGATACCGACGGAAATGTCTTTCTCTGGAATGGGGAGGTGTTTGGTGGTCTGGAGTTGGGATTTGAAGACAACGACACCCAATGTCTCTTCCATCATCTTTCCAGCTGTTCCAGCCCTGGAGATATTCTGTCTCTTCTGTCTTCTGTACGAGGGCCATGGGCTTTTATTTACTACCAGGCAGCTAAACACTGCCTCTGGTTCGGCAGAGACTACTTTGGCCGGCGGAGTCTGCTTTGGCGATTTGGTTCACAGGAGAAATCTGTGATTATAACATCTGTTGCGGCTTCTCTCAATGGGGCCAGTGATTCGCCGTGGCAGGAGGTGCCAGCATTTGGGGTTTACAGACTTGATTTAGGTGAAAATGCTCAGCTGAGTTCTTTGAAGTTAGAGTTATATCCGTGGATTTACCCAGGTGAAAAAATACCTTCAGTTGATGAGCTTAACTGGGAGAGTCTTGACAACTGTGTGTCTTTAGTGATGAATGATTCTGGGCTTTGTCTTGCTTCCCCCGTAAGTCCAATGAACATGTCTGTGAGTCAGACCATCAATGCTAATACGAACACCTTCGGGTCTCAGCCAACCATTGAGGACCTGGATGCATTCTTGACATGTGATCAGATGAAGAAGGTGGCTAGCCAGCTCATAGATGTTTTGAGCCAAGCTGTACAGCGGCGCGTGCAGTATCTTCCTTACGAAGATCCAGCCACATTGATGCCCAACGACAAAGCTGACGTTGCTATCCTTTTTTCTGGTGGAATCGACTCCATGATTCTGGCTTTGTTAGCCCATCGCCATGTCCCAAGTGGAAAGCCAATCGATCTTTTGAATGtggctttcagactgcaggagccaAAGAGGCAGAAAGGACCAACCAAGAAAATGAAGAACAACAAGATGACACCGGATCAGGCTAATGATCTTGGCGAGCCCCTTCCGTCTGCGAGATTCGACGTGCCTGACAGAATCACCGGTAGAGCTGGCCTGCAGGAGCTGTGTGCCTTAAGCTCAGACCGGAAGTGGAACTTTGTAGAAATCAATGTAACCCAGGAAGAGCTTCAAGACATGCGACAGAAACGCATCTGTCACTTGGTGCATCCTTTGGAGACAGTGCTGGATGACAGCATTGGCTGTGCGGTGTGGTTTGCAGCCAGGGGGATTGGCTTCGTAAAGGATGGGATAGAGTACAGACCATTCACCTCCTCCGCAAAG GTGGTTCTGACTGGTATCGGAGCAGACGAGCAACTGGCAGGGTACTCGCGACACCGGGTCCGATACAAGGCTGCTGGGCTCGAGGGCCTAGTGCAGGAGCTAGCTATGGAGCTTGGCAGGATCTCATCCCGGAACCTTGGCAGGGATGACAGGATCATCGGGGACCACGGAAAAGAGGCCAG GTTCCCCTATCTGGATGAGGAGGTGGTCTCCTTCCTGAACGGCCTACCGGTGTGGGAGAAGGCAGAGCTCTCGCTGCCCCGGGGGCTGGGGGAGAAGCTGCTGCTAAGGC